In Clupea harengus chromosome 4, Ch_v2.0.2, whole genome shotgun sequence, the genomic stretch CCTCCATCTGTCCCAGGTGCGTACCTGGTCCCGtacttcatcctcctcctcctcatcggAATCCCGCTCTTCTTCCTGGAGCTGGCGGTGGGCCAGCGGATCCGTCGCGGGAGCATCGGGGTGTGGAACTACGTGTACCCTCGGCTGGGGGGCATCGGCGTCTCCAGCTTAATGGTGAGCTAACGAGCGACGACACGCTCTCCTGGTGACACGGGGGTGGCTGCCTTTTGATCTTTAGGAACGACATCCCACGCCTTTCACAGCTTCACAgcaccccgtgtgtgtgtttgtgtgtacgtgcgtgcgtgtgtgggggtgggcaCAGGGGCTCGGATGAGTCAtgactacacccccccccccccccccccccccacccccctggccTTGTCGTGACATCATCCCACCAGCTAAACAAAAGCCCCTGGCAGTGTTCTGCTGGTGTCAAAGCTGTAGCAGGGACAGATGTGCTGCGCAGTGGTTGCCGCGGCAGCAAGAGGCTTTAATGTGTTGTTTGAAGGGGTCAGAGGAACAACACCAGTTTATGGAATTATGCAATGCTTTGCCCTGAGGGAAACTGTCCCTGCACCCAGAGCAGCCACGTATGAGGCATCGTCCATAGTGCGAAGTCACGTGACCCTACGTTGCCAGCTTTTTAGAGGGATACTGGTTCTCTGGAAAGGTCTCTTATGGTCCCGTTATGTCCTCGTGTGAGTCGAGTTCAAAGCAGGTGGATTGTGCTTTGCTTCGCCAGCAGGTCTGGTCAGAGCTAGAAAGGGGTGTTGACAAAATGGGGGCTACGGCTATTCCTATCACCCCAACTCCCCAGATGTGGTCGGAGAAACATGTTGTGTCCTGTGAGCGGAGTCTGTGATGTTTGAGCTTGAGGATGAGACTGTGGTAAAGTAAAGACAGACACTACTGTCTGAGTCTGACCACACGCCCACAGCGCTCTTACCATTCACACATTCTGATTGACACTCTGAGGAGGGAGTCTGACTGTAGTTCCTgttgaaggcagagagagacagagggagagagagagagacagacagagggagagagagagagagagagagagagacagacagagggatagagagagagagagggagagagagagagagagacagagagggagagagagagggagagagagagagagagagacagacagagggagagagagagagagacagacagacagaggagagagagagagagagagagagacagacagagggagagagagagggagagagagacagagggagagggagagagagagacagacagagggagagagagagagagagacagacagagggagagagagagagagacagacagagggagagagagacagagggagagggagagagagagagagagagacagacagagggagagaaagagagagacagacagacagagggagagagagagagagagagggagagagagagagagagacagacagtattgTCTGCGACTGACAGCTGGGTGGTGTAGCACAGGGTAAGGTGAGCGTGGAGCCGGAGAGCTGAGAGAGTGGCTAAAAATATCCTGCGGGGAAGGCGGAGTGGGCTTGGAGCGAGCGCACTTTAATAATTTAGAGAGCTTGTGACTGCAGCTGTGTGACGCAGGCACTCACTCTCACGTCCCTCCAGGGAGAGagcgcaggagagagagacacacccacCGCATCTCACACCCaccctgagacagacagacaggcacgtTCTGGAAACAGACGTGGTGGTGCTCCTTCATCGGCAGAATTTTgtatcatttttttattttattttatttgtattcatgaTACTCTGTATCTACTACtacttttagtttgttttgtgaCTTTATTGAAAATACAAGAAATGACATCACAGACTATAACTTCTAATGACAAAAACTGTTCACAAAATAAAACCCAAAACTGGGAAATGATCAATAGAGTGAGGTAAACCAGTTATAAAGTGTACAGTGCGGTTTATTTATGACAGTTTTGTCTGACGTAATTTGTTGACACTTTCACGGGGCAATATAAGAATGAATGagctaaccacacacacacacacacacacacaaaagagatcAGCTAGGGACTGGTCCCAGCTCCAGACCAGACCATGTTATGTAGGGTAATGCTGTTGCCTttcacatttagcagacgcttttacccaaagcgacttacaaggatgtatacacattttcactgatggcacactgcacatcagtaGCAATTAGGGATTCAGtctcttgctcaaggacactttgacagggaatcgaaccagcaaccttctgattaccttctgtttactaaacgacttctctacgtcctgtaccactgtcgcccagcGACTGAGTGACAGACTGAGGGTGACTGTATTGTTGTGTCAGTGATTGAGTGTTTTGTGTAGTGCTTTGGTTGTAGTTGAGTAGTCAGACTGTCTTCCTTATGGCTGCTGCTATTTAAATGGACGTTTTGCTGTTTGGGGATGTTGAGGAGGAATCCCTGGAAATGCAGAATTTATGGATTTTTAATAGCCCAGTTTTCCGAAGATCTTTGACCTGTATGACGGAATAGGAATGTAAGAGCCAGAATTCATATACCATGCCTATAGCATCTGGGGCAGAGGTCCGCAGGTTCTGCTCGTCCGAATGAGTTCAGTTTGAGTAGCAAGAGTGGATGTTGTGAATAACAGTTTTTCTCTTTGGCTGCTGTATTTTAGCTCAGTGTGTCTGGAATGGTAATGACTTAGGCCGTGTCCATACTAATGCATGAACCAGAAATTGACATTTTTAGTCTTAACAGTgttaaccccccctccccctccccctcccctccctcccccttagGTTTGTGCTTTTGTGGGGCTTTACTACAACGTCATCATCGGCTGGAGCATCTTCTACTTCTTCCAATCCTTCCAGTACCCCTTGCCATGGAGCGAGTGCCCCATCCGCAGGAACGGAACGCTGGCCTGTGAGTATGGAAACAGATGCAGAGAGCACACGCTTGGGCTGTCtccacgcctgtgtgtgtgtgtgtgtgcgtgtgtgttagtgtgtgtgtgtgcgtgtgtgtgtgtgtgtgtgtgcgtgtgttagtgtgtgtgtgtgtgtgcgtgtgtgtgtgtgtgtgtgtgtgttagtgtgtgtgtgtgtgtgcgtgtgtgtgtgtgtgtgtgtgtgcgcgtgtgtgtgtgtgtgcgtgtgcttgtgtgtgtgcgtgtgtgcgtgtgtgcgtgtgtgtgcgtgtgtgtgtgtgtgtgtgtgtgcgcgtgtgcgtgtgtgtttgtgtgtgtgcgtgtgtgtgtgtgttagtgtgtgtgtgcgcgtgtgtgtgtgcgcgcgtgtgtgcatgtgtgtgtgtgtgtgtctgtgtgtgcatgtgtgtgtgtgtgtgtgtgtgtgcgtgtgtgtgtgtgtgtgtgtgtgcgtgtgtgtgtgtgcgtgcgtgtgtgtgtgtgtgtgtgcgtaccacCAGACTAGGTATTCAGTGCGCTGATGCTCTCCGCTGAGAGCAGCTGTCTTTCTGCTGACTGCAGGCCGGAGATGCTCAGTGCCGTGGCGATAACGCAGCTTTCGCCTGGACTTGCAGCTTTGATGTgcaaagtttcttttttttttggctgggCTGTCAAAAGAGAGATCCGGGAATACTCATTCCCAGGATGCTTTGTGCTGTGGATGTGATTGGCGGGTGCCCTCACTGGTTCGGACAGAGACATTGGCCTCCAGCCATGTTCACTCCACACTACTGCTTATGGCCGCAAGTAAATACACAAGGTTGTAAAGTTCAGAGAAGATGCTCCAAGGGCTGATAAAATTCAAAATGTCCTCATGTGAATCCATATATACGTACACATAGtgttaggggtggggggaaaaattgatttttcgatttctctcgattctctctagaacgattctgtctcgattcagaaaagttcataatcgattttttttttttttttttttacacattcattttgtgttgaaatgcaagctgcatcgattattgcattgttcatagaaagtcatgattgtgacaaggacacgctttttctctaataaaaaaatgaatctgttgattttctttaattatcaaacagaAAGTAGGAAgcgatttgagactctgagtagcaaactcaaatgttttaaaaatcgagatgcatcgataatcgttttatcggtttagaattgataatcgataatcggtttagaatcgagaatcggtttagaatcgaatcgttgacctctgaatcggaatcgaatcgaatcgtgaggtgccaagagattcccacccctacatAGTGTGGTATATATGCTGCATATAAGCACTTCATCCCATGGACAGAGCAAAGGACTCTGTAGCATGAGTGGTCAGTCTTATGCGCTTCGGGTCAATTCAGTTTTTATCTCGTCcaaatttattttttataatcaGTTGACCTAAGTCTTCAGATGATtgaattgtttttttgtgtgatgtgCTCATACAAAATTGGATTAAATCGCAGTAGCCATGCTAGGCCCCTGACGATACGTTTGCCCACCCACATTCTAAATCACGGTGCGGTTGTAGCTGatttaacaaaaaaacaaaacaaacatctaaatgttcctgctgaggaTGTACATTGGGTAAGGAAGCATTCTTGTCCTCACAGGGAATGTGGATTGACCATGATGGCCCTCTTGTGTTTAAGTTAGACGAGTTTGGTTTTAAAAACCGTTCCTTATTCTTTATTCTGTTCTCGTTTGTAGATATTGAGCCTGAGTGCGAGAAGAGTTCCGCGACAACATATTTCTGGTACCGTCAGACACTGGACATCACCAGCACCATCGACCACAGCGGAGGCCTGAACTGGAAGATGGTGCTGTGCCTGTTGGCAGCATGGATAATCGTCTGCCTGGCTGTGATCAAAGGCATCCAGTCCTCTGGGAAGGTAGAGAGGCCACGGCGTGACATTAGTGCAGACGTCTTTGCCAGAAGATTAAGATTAGTATGATTGAGTATCAGAGGGGTAAAGCTCTCTGGTAATAAGGGTCCCATCCTGAAGCTAGGAAATATTTCTTGATGCAACGTAACATTTCGGTTGATCTTCATGCACGGTAGAAAAATTTATAAACTCAACATTGCACAATTACACTGGATTCTGGATACACTGTTTGTCATCTAGAAAAAGAAAACGTTTTGAAATGTCATCTTTCGCCATTGTTTGATTGTCAATAAATAATGCCCTGTTTAAAAATAGCTGGCAAGACTAACCTCAGTACACGTgaggacacacaaaaaaaaaacagaacatgtGAAGTCAACCGAGTCACTTTAAAGTGGTAccatcatttattatttatagcATCAGCACACTAGAAATCATAAACCTAAACAATGAAATGTTCAAAAGCTGTCGTTTATCTCCCTCAATACAATGTCTTCATGCGCCATCTTTGTCTACCACGGTGTAGTCTCCTAGTGTTTGTAAGAAGGTGCCCTCCTGAGAGATAGattgacgtgtgtgtatgttgtgcacATGAATACAAATGGACTGCCCCTCGGTATCCATAGTAACGTGGTGATGTGTTTTTCATCATGGTCAGGTGATGTACTTCAGCTCCCTCTTCCCCTACGTGGTCCTCTTCTGCTTCCTGGTGCGCGGGCTCATGCTTAAAGGGGCCGTGGATGGAATTTACCATATGTTCACGCCAAAGGTGAGGCAGGGTCATGCGGGGAGAGCAGATGTGctctattaaacacacacacatgtacatatagaGGTAGGTATGTACCTAGGTTATGTATACACACAGTTGCAATACACACTGAAAaactacacatacacctatacgAGCACATAAAGCGCCCCCCCTCTTATGCGGTGGGTGGGCTAGCTGCGTATGCACAGCCACTGGGTAGAGTCAGTACTCCAGAGATTCATTTGCCTTTCACGGGGGTTCATACGGCCCTCAGCAGTTAAGAAGAGTGTGGAATTGgtcgccccctggtggtgaAGTTTATGCTTGCAACAATACTCTGAACAGCCTTCCAAAGGCCTTTAAATCATTGAAATGGATACCTTCTCTTTGTATCGTTTAATCTTGTTCCAGGTTTTTCATATTAGGCActagaaataaaaacacaactgtAACTTTGTTGTCCTGTTCTGAAAATGAGTTTGAGTTTTTGAATCTTCAGTAGAATGGTGCATGACTGAAGACGTTCACAAAAAGAATCATGAGCACACACTGTTGTATCAGGCTATGTTGGGTTTTGTCGTGTGGTATATCACGCGTCTCTTCCCCATACCTTCCAGCTGGAGAAGATGCTGGAGCTGCAGGTGTGGAGGGAGGCGGCCACCCAGGTGTTCTTCGCCCTGGGCCTGGGCTTTGGCGGGGTCATCGCCTTCTCCAGCTACAACAAGCGCGACAACAACTGCCATTTCGACGCCGTGCTGGTGTCCACCATCAACTTCATCACCTCCGTGCTGGCCACGCTGGTGGTGTTCGCTGTGCTCGGCTTCAAGGCCAACATCATGAACGAGAAATGCGTAGTCGAGTGAGTGAGATCAGGCACTAGCCGGATTTATTCAACGCAAGAGCATGACATTATATTTTTCACATAattcacatacatatttattttatcttttcTGATGTTCTGTGAGTTGATCCACCATTAATGCACAAAGGACTTCCTCTACTGTTTCTGTATTACCTGCGTACTAAGCAGCTATGTTGAGCACTTTATATGGTCGCAAACGATGTTATGTTTAAGATGAGCTCTCAAGCTTTCATCTACTTCATTTTATGTGTATTTAATTgtgaaaattatatatatatatatatatatatatatatatatttttttttttaaatacttattttttaAGAATAAATATGTGTAAcattaataatttttttatcaaaacaaGGTCTGAAGCCTGAACAATAAGGTTCAGTAAGTGGTGCTGACTGGCTCTTTCCCCCTGTTGTAGTAATGCAGAGAAGATTCTGGGCTTCCTGAACACAGGGGTGCTGAGTCACGACCTCATACCTCCAAACGTTAACTTCTCACACCTCACCACCGAGGATTACGCCGAAATGTACGGCGTCATCAAAACGGTCCGAGGCGACAGCTTTGACCAGCTGGGCCTAGACGCATGCCTCCTAGAAGATGAGCTCAACAAGGTAGGGAAACTCTTTAAAAAAAGAGGGCTGCTTTctgtacagcacagcacagaagagCAAAGGTGTTTTATTGCACATCCAGGAAGCACCTCCTTATTAGTTTGTGTCAGCCATTGGTATTCGCTAATTAGCACAGAGTCTTTGCACACAGAGAGCTTCTTGTGAAATCCGCAGGCTTGATGCCTGTGAGAAATCCACCGCATGCCAATAGCTCTAATTATCAGAGGTGGAATTTTTCCACTTTTGTTTCATTGTGACTTAGTTTTTTCAAACgttgagatgttttttttctcttttatctcCCTGTTTGagtcttttctgtctgtctgtgtgtctgtctctctcatctccagtCAGTACAAGGCACAGGCCTGGCCTTCATAGCCTTCACAGAGGCTATGATTTATTTTCCAGCCTCCCCCTTCTGGTCCGTCATGTTCTTCTTCATGCTCATCAACCTGGGCCTGGGCAGCATGATCGGCACCATGACCGGCATCACCACGCCGGTGCTCGACACGTTCAAGGTGCGCAAAGAGTACCTGACAGGtgagctcctcctcttctgccatTTCATCTCTCTCATAAAACTATGTCCATTACAGATGTACACGACGTTGACTTGGGGGACGAGATCACGTGGTTGATTAATCAGCAGTCAACAACACAGTTTACCCACTAAAATCTCTTTCACcaagtacatgcacacacacactgcataaaagGTGTATCCCTGTTATGATTGTTTGGTCGCGCAGGGTCCACACCTGTCTTCCCTCTTCACCGCTTGCAGAGATCTGGGAAGTCACGTAGAATAGATTACATCAGTTTTCCTCAGACTGAAATCTTTTATCGCAGCTGGAATGTGAGGGGATTCTCAGAAAACATTGTAAAAAGTGTTCTGATTTCAAATCAGTGACCCTACCCAATCACATCGTATTGACCATTTACCAAAGGGTGTGTGAGAAGCTATCAAATGCCCTCTCAGAAATCCCCTCCTTCCTTTTCCATATGTTTTCTATAGTAGTTGACTCCAGATTTCTTCTGATGCTGCGCCTTTTATTGTGGCTAACAGCTCTGAAATGACGTCTGGCACCTCTGCAGACTGTGTGTaggatgtgactgtgtgtgtaggatgtgacCCCCTGCAGACTGTGTGTAGGATGTGAGCCCCCTGCAGactgtgtttacatttacatttagtcatttagcggacgcttttgtccaaagcgacgtacaagggagagaacagtcaagctaagagcaataaaaacctggtgtaacaataaatactactttacataagaaatagaaaaacgacatagaaagaaaaataagtgcaggaatgtaaaaaaaaaaaaaatattacagcacctggtattcccaggcggtctctcatccaagtactaaccaggcccgacactgcttcGCTTCCGTGATCAGACGAGATCGGGcttgctcagtgtggtatggccgtaagccAATGGCTCTGCAGACTGTGTGTAGGATGTGAcccttctgttctgtgtgtaggatgtgacccttctgttctgtgtgtaggATGTGAGGATGAGACCCTCTGCAGACTGTGTGTAGGATGTGAcccttctgttctgtgtgtaggATGTGAGGATGAGACCCTCTGCAGACTGTGTGTAGGATGTGAcccttctgttctgtgtgtaggATGTGAGGATGTGAcccttctgttctgtgtgtaggatgtgacccttctgttctgtgtgtaggatgtgacccctctgttctgtgtgtaggatgtgactgtgtgtgtgtgtgtgtgtgtaggatgtgtgacccttctgttctgtgtgtaggATGTGACCCTTCTGTTCTGTGTAGGATGTGAcccttctgttctgtgtgtaggatgtgactgtgtgtaggatgtgacccttatgttctgtgtgtaggatgtgacccttctgttctgtgtgtaggatgtgacccttctgttctgtgtgtaggATGATGTGAcccttctgttctgtgtgtaggatgtgactgtgtgtaggaTGTGACCTGTGACCCTTTGCAGACTGTGTAGGATGTGACCCTTCTGTTCTGTGGGTAGGATGTGACCCCTGCAGACTGTGTAGGATGTGACCCTTCTGTTCTGTGCTCTCTGCCACCTCAGTGGGCTGCTGCATCGTGGCCTTCTTCTGTGGCCTTCTCTTCGTGCAGCGCTCCGGGAACTACTTTGTCACCATGTTTGATGACTACTCTGCTGGGCTGCCACTCACCATAGTGGTCATCCTCGAGAACATCTCAGTGGCCTGGATCTACGGCAGCAAGAGGTGAGAGGGCTGTTTCCTGTCAAAGGGGATTGGGCCTACTGACGGCTTTACCTCCAGTAACTACGGTTACAGAGATACCAGAATATAACTGTCAAAGAGGATTGGGCCTACTGAAGGCTTTACCTCCAGTAACTATGGTTACAGAGATACCAGTATATAACTGTCAGGGGATTGGGCCTACTGAAGGCTTTACCTCCAGGTCAACTACAGTTACCGAGATACCAGAATATAACTGTCAAAGGTGATTGGGCCTACTGAAGGCTTTACCTCCAGTAACTACGGTTACAGAGATACCAGTATATAACTGTCAGGGGATTGGGCCTACTGAAGGCTTTACCTCCAGTAACTATGGTTACAGAGATACCAGTATATAACTGTCAGGGGATTGGGCCTACTGAAGGCTTTACCTCCAGGTCAACTACAGTTACCGAGATAGTGTTCAGCTTACTTCTCTAGAGACAATTATGGACACAGCCGAAGTGCAGGGAATTACTGAAATACCATGATGCTTCCTTTTAAAAAGAACAGACCATAGGTAAATCTGCTCTGTTCATtgtctccatcttctcttacgGATGGACAAACACGGGAACAATTGTCAGCCATTCAGGGAGTGTCACAGGATTCGATTTACAGATGGGTTCATATGTTTGCTACACTGACTGACACCCATCTCTCCcacacccatctctctcacacccatctctctcacacccatctctctctcacacccatc encodes the following:
- the slc6a17 gene encoding sodium-dependent neutral amino acid transporter SLC6A17, giving the protein MRKQSKVALRQQSKDNVTESVADLLALEAPLDYKTSQMSMNVPAGGQAPKTKQPDISPDDEEDGRPAWNNKVEYILAQVGFSVGLGNVWRFPYLCQKNGGGAYLVPYFILLLLIGIPLFFLELAVGQRIRRGSIGVWNYVYPRLGGIGVSSLMVCAFVGLYYNVIIGWSIFYFFQSFQYPLPWSECPIRRNGTLAYIEPECEKSSATTYFWYRQTLDITSTIDHSGGLNWKMVLCLLAAWIIVCLAVIKGIQSSGKVMYFSSLFPYVVLFCFLVRGLMLKGAVDGIYHMFTPKLEKMLELQVWREAATQVFFALGLGFGGVIAFSSYNKRDNNCHFDAVLVSTINFITSVLATLVVFAVLGFKANIMNEKCVVDNAEKILGFLNTGVLSHDLIPPNVNFSHLTTEDYAEMYGVIKTVRGDSFDQLGLDACLLEDELNKSVQGTGLAFIAFTEAMIYFPASPFWSVMFFFMLINLGLGSMIGTMTGITTPVLDTFKVRKEYLTVGCCIVAFFCGLLFVQRSGNYFVTMFDDYSAGLPLTIVVILENISVAWIYGSKRFMQDLEDMLGFRPYSFYFYMWKYVSPFCLIVLISATLIEMALKPPGYNVWVQELAMEQFQSYPPWALAMCFSLVGAAMLPLPLVFIARHYHLIPDGSNKLSVSYKKSMMKDISNLEEDESRFILGKNPSETPSPMPSHRAYLGPGNSSPIELTTTSISTHGYGTSSQTNTGPKTDL